GAAACCTTCGTGACAACTGAAGGCTTCAGGATTTCCTGTACTTTTGCATCATAGGCAAGGCACAAAACGGAGGCAAGCCATGGACAAGCAGAAGGAGATACCGGTTGGCGTGGTTGGAGCCGGAACAATGGGGGCCGGAATTGCCCTGGTGGCCCTGACAGCAGGGTACAAGGTAACCATTTGCGACGTTCAGCCTGAAGTTTTGGAACGAGCGCTGAGCGGTATTAGACGCAGCCTAAATCGGTCTGTTGAGAAAGGGCGATTAACTCCTGAAGACATGGAGATATCCCTGGCAAGGCTGCAAATATCAACTGACTTGTCAGTCTTGACGGACGCAGGACTGGTTGTCGAAGCGGTTCCTGAAAACCTGGCATTGAAGCGAAAGGTGCTTCAGCAACTGGAAGGGGTCTGTCAAGAGGATGCGATTTTGGCAACCAACACGTCCTCATTGTCCATTACGGTGCTTGCATCAGGGTTGGTGCACCGCCATCGCGTAGTGGGCCTCCATTTCTTTAATCCGGCCCCGGTGATGCGGCTCATCGAAGTTGTCGTGGGGGAGGATACCGCACCATCGGTTGTTGAACGGGTGACGGAGTTCGCCAGGACCGTCGGCAAAGAGACGATTGTCTGTCGCGACACACCGGGCTTTGTCGTGAACCGAGTCGCGCGAAACTTTTATGGCGAAGCGCTCAAAATCGTCGGTGAGGGCGGAGTCGACTACACCCTTGTGGACAGACTCCTCGAGCAGGCAGCAGGTTTTCGAATGGGGCCGTTTGCCTTGATGGATCTGATTGGCATTGATGTGAATTTTGACGTCACGAAATCCGTCTACGACGCGTATCACCAGGAACCAAGATTCCGCCCACACCGCCTTCAGGAGCAGAAGGTGCTCTCTGGACACCTCGGAAAAAAGTCGGGAAGAGGGTTCTATCGCTACGACGAGGAGGTAGGCAAAGCGGTGGAGGTGAAAACTGCCCCCCATCCGTTCTCCGGCGTGTCGCTAAGGACCGCGGACACTGGTATGACGGGTGATCCGACGAGTGGTTCGACGAGTGGCCCGAGCAGTACAAGTGGTGTGGTGGGTCACGCAAATGAACCACATCTGCCTCCGGTAGTCATCGGCGACACGCCGCTTGCGCAGGCTCTGTCGGTCCTGATTGAGTCACGCTTTAATTCACCAGACAGGAGTTTGCTGTTTGACGGTCCCATCAATCCAGCTTATCCTGACATCGCGTTACAGCGGTTGGCGGCGGTGAGAAGCCATCTGCAAGGCGTCCGTGTCTCTACGGTCATAGTGAGTGTTGCGGGCCATTCGATGTTTCACACGCTACTCTTGCAGACAATTGAAGAGTGTGTCCCAGACGATGCCATTATCCTGGCTTCACTCCATGGCCCTTCGGCGAGCACACAGGCGAGTTGGTTGAAGAAACCCGAGCGCCTGCGAGGGTTCTCCGCTATCCTGTCAAAAGGCAGTCAAGCACTGCCGCTTGCCCCGAATTGGGCGGTGTCGAGACGGGGTGAGCACCAACAACGCTTTGTACGGTCGATGAACGCCATCCGGAGTGAGTACGGCCTTGGCGCGGTGGTGGAATGGAGTCGCCCTGTGCAAGCCGAAATTGAGTCCGTACGTCAGTTCGAATCCCAGTCCGAATCCGAGTGCGAATCCGAGTTCGAATCCCAGTCCCAGTCCAAGTCTGAATTGGCGCGCGAGTTCAAATCCGAACCCGAACTTGACTTTGAATTCGCGTCTCAAGATGTGGACTCAACTGTGCGAGGCTTATGGGCTTCGCTCGGACTCGAAGAGGTTCTGATACGGGATGGGATAGGCGGCGTTGCGATGCGGGTTCTGTCGATGGTGCTCAACGAGGCAGAAGAAGTGCGGTACGAAGGAACAGCATCCGCTGCAGACATTGACCTTGCGATGCGGCTTGGCACCAATTATCCATCCGGCCCGCACGACTGGTTGACTGCCTTAGGTGCATCAACAATAGGCTACACACTCAGGACACTATGGACGCAGACCGGAGATTCAAGGTACAGGGCATCGCAAGGCTTGGTTCAGCGCTTGCTGCGAGAGAATAGTCGCAACACATGACGCGTTCTACGTGGAATGTTCCGTACGAGCACGAAGCGTTTGACATGAAGCATTTGACATGAAGCATTTGACATGAACATGAAGAGTTCCATGGGAGGGGTTTCTGTTGGGGATTTTTGAAGAGATGGAGAAGTACGGTCATGAACAGGTCATTTTTTGTCAGCATAAGGCGACGGGTCTGAAGTCGATTATCGCCATCCACGACACGACTGCCGGTCCGGCACTCGGAGGATGTCGGATGCGTCCTTATGAGAGTGAAGAGGAAATGCTCTTTGACGTGTTGCGTCTATCGCGAGGGATGACTTATAAATGTGCGATTGCAGACGTTGACAACGGTGGTGGCAAGTGTGTCATCTGGGGTGACCCAGCTTCCGATAAGAGCGGCGAAATGTTCCGGGCGCTGGGGCGGTTTGTGGACGGGCTCGGTGGCCGGTTTTATACAGGGACTGACGTCGGTACGTACCCGGGTGACTTTGTTCAGGCCAAACGTGAAACCCCTTACATTGTCGGCGTACCGCAAGAATACGGTGGCAGTGGAGACTCATCTGTCCCAACCGCGTACGGGGTAATGCAAGGAATTCGAGCGACCGCAATGAAGCTTTGGGGCAGTACGAACCTCAAAGGCAAAATTTTTGCGGTCCAAGGCCTCGGGAAAGTTGGTGCAAAAGTTGCTCAGTCACTCGCTGAGGAAGGCGCCATTTTGATGGTAACGGATGTCGTCAAAGCCAACATCGAGCGCCTTTTTGATGTCGTTCCCGACGCTGCCGTGGTGAGTCCGGATGCTATTTTTAGCCTTGAGTGCGATATGTTGATACCTTGTGCCCTGGGCGCGGTGCTGAATGACCGAACCATTCCAGGGTTGCGGTGTAAGGCAATCGTCGGATCGGCAAATAACCAGCTTCTCGATGAAGAAAGGCACGGATCGATGCTGAAAGCGCGGGGCATTCTCTACGCACCGGATTACCTCGTGAATGCTGGTGGTCTCATCCAGGTGGCCGATGAACTGCACGGTGCAAATCCAGAGCGGGTGCTGTCGAAGACCACGGCCATCTACGACATTCTCCTGCAGGTCTACGAATTGGCTGAACAGCGTAATATTCCAACCAGCATGGCAGCAAATCAGTTGGTGGAAGAGCGGTTGGATCTAATTGCCGACATCAAGCGCATTCGAGGTATTGCGCGACAAGGAGCGTGACGTGACAGTGCATGAAGAGTCGACGCGCAAGTTCGACGGGGCTCTCACCCTGGCAACGGGTTTCCCCGCTGTAGAGGAGAATCGTGCCGCGGACAGCATCAACGCGCCGATGCAAAAGCCGTCTGACATCGCGCACGAGATGCTTGTTCGCATGTATCGGCAGATGTCTTTGTTGCGTGAGTTTGATAGGCGCTCAGTCCGGTTACAGAGGGCGGGCCGCATTGGAACATATCCACCGCTTGAAGGGCAAGAGGCCTGTCAGGTCGCGAGTACCCTTGCGCTTCGTGCGCAGGATTTTGTGGTCCCGACGTACAGAGATTACGGGGCGATGATGGTTCACGGTGTGCCGATGGAAAACATCCTGATGTACTGGAATGGACGTTCTGAGGGGTGCGAAATACCGCATGATGTCAACGTCTTCCCCATCGCTGTGCCCATTGCGACGCAACTGCCGCATGCAGCGGGACTGGCATGGGCAGCAAAACTGAAGAAGGAAGACCAGGTGGCCCTCGGTTTCTTTGGCGATGGAGCGAGTTCCGAAGGGGATTTCCACGAAGCCATGAACTTCGCCGGTGTGTTCAAGCTTCCGGTGGTGTTTTTCTGTGAGAACAACCAGTATGCTATCAGCGTCCCGTTCGCACGCCAGACGGCGACGGAGACGATTGCGCAAAAGGCTGCGGCGTACGGAGTGACTGGCTTACGGGTGCCGGGGTGGGATGCCGTTGCTATCTATCGAGCTGTGCGAGACGCGGTATCGCGTGCTGCCGAAGGTGGTGGACCGACACTCATCGAAGCCCTGACGTACCGTTACGGCCCGCATACCACATCGGACGATCCGACGAAATACAGACCCGCCGGCGAAGCTGAAGCCTGGCGAGAGCGCGATGCGCTGCACCTGCTGTCGCAGTCGCTGCGGACGTTTGGACTCTGGGACGATGAGCTGGAAACGGCCCTCGCAAAGGAGATTGACGAAACGATTCGCAGCGCCATCGCCATCATGGAATCTCTCGGACCCGTCAACCCACTTCATCTGTTCGATCACGTCTATGCATCTTTACCAAAGTACTTACAACGCCAGCGGGACACATTACTCTCGGAACTGTCCGCGGATGCCATCCGGACTTCATTACCGAAGGAGCCATCGCAATGAGAGAGATGACATTGATTCAGGCGGTAAACGACGGGCTGCGGACCGCCTTGGCCGACGATTCGCGTGTGATTCTGCTCGGTGAAGACATTGGCAAAAACGGTGGCGTGTTTCGCGCGACGGAAGGACTCTGTGAAGAATTCGGGGAAGACAGGGTTGTCGATACACCGCTTGCCGAAGCTGGTATTATTGGTGCATCGGTTGGGTTGGCGGCAAACGGACTCATTCCCGTGCCTGAGATTCAGTTTATGGGGTTCATCTACTCCGGCTTTGAGCAGATTGTATCTCACGTTGCTCGTCTCAGAATGCGGTCGCGCGGTCGCTTCACAGTACCGATGGTCATCCGTGTGCCCTATGGTGGACGGATTCGTGCCCCAGAGCTTCACTCGGATTCCACGGAAACATTCTTCGCGCATACGCCAGGACTGACCGTGGTGTCTCCGTCTAATCCCTATGATGCCAAGGGGCTATTGTTGGCAGCTGTGAAGTCTCCCGATCCCGTGTTGTTTCTCGAACCCATGCACATCTATCGGGCGTTTCGCCAGTCCGTCCCGGACGAAGCATATACAGTGCCAATTGGAGAGGCCCGGGTCGTCAAAGAGGGCAGGCACGTCACGGTGATTACGTGGGGGGCGATGGTTCGGGACGTCATGGATGCTGTACCCAAACTTGAGGCGCAGCGCGGCATTGAACTTGAGGTGATTGACCTGCGCACCCTGGCACCGTGGGACGAGGACACCGTCTTCGCCTCCGTCCGTAAAACTGGACGCGCTGTTATCGTTCATGAAGCCGTCACCAACCTTGGACTTGGAGCAGAATTGTCGGCAAGAATCCACGAACATTGTATACTGGACCTTGAGGCTCCGGTTGCGCGAGTCGGCGGACTCGATGTGCCGGTACC
The Alicyclobacillus curvatus genome window above contains:
- a CDS encoding alpha-ketoacid dehydrogenase subunit beta; its protein translation is MREMTLIQAVNDGLRTALADDSRVILLGEDIGKNGGVFRATEGLCEEFGEDRVVDTPLAEAGIIGASVGLAANGLIPVPEIQFMGFIYSGFEQIVSHVARLRMRSRGRFTVPMVIRVPYGGRIRAPELHSDSTETFFAHTPGLTVVSPSNPYDAKGLLLAAVKSPDPVLFLEPMHIYRAFRQSVPDEAYTVPIGEARVVKEGRHVTVITWGAMVRDVMDAVPKLEAQRGIELEVIDLRTLAPWDEDTVFASVRKTGRAVIVHEAVTNLGLGAELSARIHEHCILDLEAPVARVGGLDVPVPLFQLEDLHAPTYTRIERAIDKVLEF
- the pdhA gene encoding pyruvate dehydrogenase (acetyl-transferring) E1 component subunit alpha, which produces MQKPSDIAHEMLVRMYRQMSLLREFDRRSVRLQRAGRIGTYPPLEGQEACQVASTLALRAQDFVVPTYRDYGAMMVHGVPMENILMYWNGRSEGCEIPHDVNVFPIAVPIATQLPHAAGLAWAAKLKKEDQVALGFFGDGASSEGDFHEAMNFAGVFKLPVVFFCENNQYAISVPFARQTATETIAQKAAAYGVTGLRVPGWDAVAIYRAVRDAVSRAAEGGGPTLIEALTYRYGPHTTSDDPTKYRPAGEAEAWRERDALHLLSQSLRTFGLWDDELETALAKEIDETIRSAIAIMESLGPVNPLHLFDHVYASLPKYLQRQRDTLLSELSADAIRTSLPKEPSQ
- a CDS encoding Glu/Leu/Phe/Val dehydrogenase — protein: MEKYGHEQVIFCQHKATGLKSIIAIHDTTAGPALGGCRMRPYESEEEMLFDVLRLSRGMTYKCAIADVDNGGGKCVIWGDPASDKSGEMFRALGRFVDGLGGRFYTGTDVGTYPGDFVQAKRETPYIVGVPQEYGGSGDSSVPTAYGVMQGIRATAMKLWGSTNLKGKIFAVQGLGKVGAKVAQSLAEEGAILMVTDVVKANIERLFDVVPDAAVVSPDAIFSLECDMLIPCALGAVLNDRTIPGLRCKAIVGSANNQLLDEERHGSMLKARGILYAPDYLVNAGGLIQVADELHGANPERVLSKTTAIYDILLQVYELAEQRNIPTSMAANQLVEERLDLIADIKRIRGIARQGA